tataactgatttggtcgcacaccagcattttactcgtacttttaggggtcagtcgttgaatattaaaatagtttgaaaatcttttttattttattttattttattttattttattttattttattttattttattttattttattttattttattttattttattttattttattttattttattttattttattttattttattttattttattttattttattttattttattttattttattttattttattttattttattttattttattttattttattttattttattttattttattttattttattttattttattttattttattttattttattttattttattttattttattttattttattttattttattttattttattttattttattttattttattttattttattttattttattttattttattttattttattttattttattttattttattttattttattttattttattttattttattttattttattttattttattacatagattattatttagacagactgaaccaccactgcacctatgtaaatatattatgataataattttaagctttagtataaaggtatattactcggttatagcgctttaggtgcttaacataattctgtaatccccatggctgtaaaaatgtttcgaatgataccttatacatctatttgccgtacagaagccatataaatatctgatataaagctcaaggcgctattaaagacctacgcaactcttttatagatgagtaatacactagccctaaaaaaatctgttatagaacctaaggcattacaaaaagcttatttacgctcttgagcgctataagcgcaacgcataactccgtttaaactcctttatctcctaaagtccccttatacagttaacggtgttatagaagattctattaactcagttatacttccctaggctgtctagcgatgcaattacatgctcatatatcactataagtcattagtttcctactaaacggctactgtcccgcctagctgttaaagggttttttaaatagctagtatacaacttatagagaattgtacagcatttgaacgactcttatgcaactatcaggctgtataacgactgtataagcagcttgtgtgctagttgggaaaGCATTTGATATCTTTTAATCGCAAAATTTTAAGATAAAGTTGAATATAAAAAGTTCTCCCTGTGTGATACCGAGTATAGTCGCATCTTCGACGCGGgttaaaaaagtaagttattaAATTCTCACAATATCAACTGATCATCAACTATATTTTTTCACctacaaatacatataaacaaaatatttaatatcattttcaGTTACATCACGATGAAATTCTTCTTGGTTTTCGCACTTGTCGCCGCCGTGGCTTCGGCCACTTTCACCAAGCCTGCCGCTCTCAGCGGTGAGGCGGCCGAGATCCAGGAGATCATCGCCGCCATCAACAACCCCGCCACCAAccccgccaccgccgccgctcTCGAGCAGATGCTCCAGGACATCCTTGGAGTCAAGCCCGACCCCGTCATTGTTGTTGATGAGGCTCCCGCCAACGACTTTGTCGACATCTTCCCCGTTGTTGACCCAGTCGCTCCTTCCGAAGACTTCGTGGACATCTTCCCCGTTCTCGACTCGGTTGCTCCTGCTCCTGCCGCCGCCTCCAGCACTCCCCTGGTCCAGATCATCCTGAACATCAACCAGGCTGCCGCTGAGTCCAGCCCCGTCGCCCCCGTGGTCGTTCCTGAGGCCGCTGACATCATCTCACCTGTTGAAATCGTCGACAACTTCCCCGTCGTCGACCCCGTCATCATCGACAATTTCCCCGTTGTCAACCCTGTCTCCCCCGTGCAGGTCGTCGATGTCTCTCCCGTGCAGGTCGTCGATGTCTCCCCTGTCCAGGTTGTAGATGTCAGCCCCGTCCAGGTCGTCGACGCCGCTCCCGTCGCCGTTGAGCCCGTCAACATCGGCACCCCCGTCATCCCCTCCCCCGCTGTCAACCTTCCCGAGTCGCTCAACTAAGGAATGGAGCAGGACTCTCAAAAGGGTTGTATCTccaaaatgtatatttacatGTGATACAATTAAACGAGATTAACTGTTAATACGTTTTTGATTGTGTTGATTTACCTTATTTGACCCTTGTTGTAAAACCCGAAATTACTAACTTACTTGGTGGTAGATGCAGTAACTACTAAGTTTTAGCTAGTGGAAGATGACTAGTCTTGCGGGGACTATTACGGAATAACGAACACAAAATACTATAAGGGGCTAAAATTGTTCCGTAAGGCAATCGCAACTTCGTCACCTGCGGCTTGGTGGCCATCATAACCATTATGCAGATGTAGTATTGCTGAAAAAAGCTGCAGTACAAGGCTAAATAGAATACAAACAGCTTAACTTATTAGCAGCATAACACAACACAACAAATAAAGCAGAGGCAATTTCGagagataaaattttaaataatacgagAATAGACacattgaaacaaaattaattagaataattaatgaaataccGCCATCATTTAACTAGACCTAGTGTTTCGTATCAAGTATAAAAGTAGTAAACGTTTGACTTTGTCGCGATATAAATCGTTCTGCGTTTGATTCCTAAGGTTGTATACATCAgtttaatgtatatttacagtttaatgtagaaaacataagttttttttagaGATATATGCAATAAATTCTGTTAATTAAGTTGCTTGCAGG
The sequence above is drawn from the Anticarsia gemmatalis isolate Benzon Research Colony breed Stoneville strain chromosome 17, ilAntGemm2 primary, whole genome shotgun sequence genome and encodes:
- the LOC142980079 gene encoding uncharacterized protein LOC142980079 isoform X1, translating into MKFFLVFALVAAVASATFTKPAALSGEAAEIQEIIAAINNPATNPATAAALEQMLQDILGVKPDPVIVVDEAPANDFVDIFPVVDPVAPSEDFVDIFPVLDSVAPAPAAASSTPLVQIILNINQAAAESSPVAPVVVPEAADIISPVEIVDNFPVVDPVIIDNFPVVNPVSPVQVVDVSPVQVVDVSPVQVVDVSPVQVVDAAPVAVEPVNIGTPVIPSPAVNLPESLN
- the LOC142980079 gene encoding uncharacterized protein LOC142980079 isoform X2, producing MKFFLVFALVAAVASATFTKPAALSGEAAEIQEIIAAINNPATNPATAAALEQMLQDILGVKPDPVIVVDEAPANDFVDIFPVVDPVAPSEDFVDIFPVLDSVAPAPAAASSTPLVQIILNINQAAAESSPVAPVVVPEAADIISPVEIVDNFPVVDPVSPVQVVDVSPVQVVDVSPVQVVDVSPVQVVDAAPVAVEPVNIGTPVIPSPAVNLPESLN